From a single Streptomyces sp. NBC_00377 genomic region:
- a CDS encoding RelA/SpoT family protein: MPDEAQHLTAAKPESASGSAATPASQAKDDGRAAVEHDRSAPVDKPAEQPRPKPAQPENGSAAPADRPAAAPSARSGSSNRVRARLARLGVQRQNPYNPVLEPLLRIVRSNDPKIETATLRQIEKSYQVAERWHRGQKRKSGDPYITHPLAVTTILAELGMDPATLMAGLLHDTVEDTEYGLEDLRRDFGDQVALLVDGVTKLDKVKFGEAAQAETVRKMVVAMAKDPRVLVIKLADRLHNMRTMRYLKREKQEKKARETLEIYAPLAHRLGMNTIKWELEDLAFAILYPKMYDEIVRLVAERAPKRDEYLAIVTDEVQADLRAARIKATVTGRPKHYYSVYQKMIVRGRDFAEIYDLVGIRVLVDTVRDCYAALGTVHARWNPVPGRFKDYIAMPKFNMYQSLHTTVIGPNGKPVELQIRTFDMHRRAEYGIAAHWKYKQEAVAGASKVRSDQPRTTGKDDHLNDMAWLRQLLDWQKETEDPGEFLESLRFDLSRNEVFVFTPKGDVIALPAGATPVDFSYAVHTEVGHRTIGARVNGRLVPLESTLDNGDLVEVFTSKAAGAGPSRDWLNFVKSPRARNKIRAWFSKERRDEAIEQGKDAIARAMRKQNLPIQRILTGDSLVTLAHEMRYPDISSLYAAIGEGHVAAQNVVQKLVQALGGEEAATEEMDEAVPPSRTRGRKRRSNQDPGVVVKGVDDVWVKLARCCTPVPGDPIIGFVTRGSGVSVHRSDCVNVESLSREPERILEVEWAPTQSSVFLVAIQVEALDRSRLLSDVTRVLSDQHVNILSAAVQTSRDRVATSRFTFEMGDPKHLGHVLKAVRGVEGVYDVYRVTSTRRP, translated from the coding sequence TTGCCAGACGAGGCCCAGCACCTGACCGCCGCCAAGCCCGAGTCCGCCTCGGGCTCCGCGGCCACGCCCGCGTCGCAGGCGAAGGACGACGGCCGCGCGGCGGTCGAGCACGACCGCTCCGCGCCCGTCGACAAGCCGGCCGAGCAGCCCCGGCCCAAGCCGGCCCAGCCCGAGAACGGCTCGGCCGCGCCCGCCGACCGCCCGGCCGCCGCGCCGTCGGCCCGCTCCGGCTCCTCCAACCGCGTCCGTGCCCGCCTCGCCCGGCTCGGCGTCCAGCGCCAGAACCCGTACAACCCGGTCCTGGAACCGCTGCTGCGGATAGTGCGCAGCAACGACCCCAAGATCGAGACGGCGACGCTGCGTCAGATCGAGAAGTCCTACCAGGTCGCCGAGCGCTGGCACCGCGGTCAGAAGCGCAAGAGCGGCGACCCGTACATCACGCACCCGCTTGCGGTGACCACGATCCTCGCCGAGCTGGGCATGGACCCGGCGACGCTCATGGCGGGCCTGCTGCACGACACCGTCGAGGACACCGAGTACGGCCTGGAGGACCTGCGCCGTGACTTCGGCGACCAGGTCGCCCTGCTGGTCGACGGCGTCACCAAGCTGGACAAGGTCAAGTTCGGCGAGGCCGCGCAGGCCGAGACCGTGCGCAAGATGGTCGTCGCCATGGCCAAGGACCCGCGGGTCCTGGTCATCAAGCTCGCCGACCGTCTGCACAACATGCGCACCATGCGCTACCTCAAGCGCGAGAAGCAGGAGAAGAAGGCGCGCGAGACCCTCGAGATCTACGCGCCCCTCGCCCACCGGCTCGGCATGAACACCATCAAGTGGGAGCTGGAGGACCTCGCCTTCGCGATCCTCTACCCCAAGATGTACGACGAGATCGTACGGCTGGTGGCCGAGCGGGCACCGAAGCGTGACGAGTACCTGGCCATAGTGACCGACGAGGTCCAGGCCGACCTGCGCGCCGCCCGCATCAAGGCGACCGTCACCGGCCGCCCGAAGCACTACTACAGCGTCTACCAGAAGATGATCGTCCGCGGCCGCGACTTCGCGGAGATCTACGACCTGGTGGGCATCCGCGTCCTGGTGGACACCGTCCGGGACTGCTACGCGGCCCTGGGCACCGTGCACGCGCGATGGAACCCGGTCCCCGGCCGGTTCAAGGACTACATCGCGATGCCGAAGTTCAACATGTACCAGTCGTTGCACACGACGGTCATCGGCCCCAACGGCAAGCCCGTCGAACTCCAGATCCGCACCTTCGACATGCACCGCCGTGCCGAGTACGGCATCGCCGCGCACTGGAAGTACAAGCAGGAGGCCGTGGCCGGCGCCTCCAAGGTGCGCTCGGACCAGCCGCGGACCACCGGCAAGGACGACCACCTCAACGACATGGCGTGGCTGCGGCAGCTCCTCGACTGGCAGAAGGAGACCGAGGACCCGGGCGAGTTCCTGGAGTCGCTGCGCTTCGACCTGTCGCGCAACGAGGTCTTCGTCTTCACACCCAAGGGCGACGTGATAGCGCTGCCGGCCGGTGCCACCCCCGTGGACTTCTCGTACGCGGTGCACACCGAGGTGGGCCACCGCACCATAGGAGCCCGGGTCAACGGACGCCTCGTCCCGCTGGAATCGACCCTGGACAACGGCGATCTGGTGGAGGTCTTCACCTCCAAGGCGGCCGGCGCCGGGCCCTCCCGCGACTGGCTGAACTTCGTCAAGTCGCCGCGCGCCCGCAACAAGATCCGGGCCTGGTTCTCCAAGGAGCGCCGCGACGAGGCCATCGAGCAGGGCAAGGACGCCATCGCGCGTGCGATGCGCAAGCAGAACCTGCCGATCCAGCGCATCCTCACCGGCGACTCGCTCGTCACGCTCGCCCACGAGATGCGCTACCCGGACATCTCCTCGCTGTACGCGGCGATCGGCGAGGGCCATGTGGCCGCGCAGAACGTCGTGCAGAAGCTGGTGCAGGCGCTCGGCGGCGAGGAGGCGGCCACCGAGGAGATGGACGAAGCGGTTCCGCCGTCCCGCACCCGGGGCCGCAAGCGCCGCAGCAACCAGGACCCCGGTGTCGTGGTCAAGGGCGTCGACGACGTGTGGGTCAAGCTGGCCCGGTGCTGTACGCCCGTACCCGGCGACCCGATCATAGGGTTCGTGACGCGGGGCAGCGGCGTATCGGTTCACCGCAGCGACTGCGTCAACGTGGAGTCGCTGTCCAGGGAGCCGGAGCGCATCCTCGAGGTCGAGTGGGCGCCCACCCAGTCCTCGGTCTTCCTGGTCGCCATCCAGGTCGAGGCACTGGACCGCTCCCGCCTTCTCTCCGACGTCACACGGGTGCTGTCCGACCAGCACGTCAACATCCTGTCCGCGGCCGTCCAGACCTCCCGCGACCGGGTCGCCACCTCGCGCTTCACCTTCGAGATGGGCGACCCCAAGCACCTGGGGCACGTACTGAAGGCCGTACGCGGGGTGGAGGGCGTCTACGACGTGTACCGGGTGACATCGACGCGCAGGCCGTAG
- a CDS encoding DUF349 domain-containing protein, with protein sequence MSSDPWGRVDETGTVYVRTADGEQVVGSWQAGSPEEALAYFERKYEGLVVEIGLLEKRVKTTDLSTKDAQVAIDHIREQVDAHHAVGDLQALRNRLDKLVATVESRREERKQQRAKQSDEARKAKEDLVTEAEQLAQSDQWRAAGERLRSLVDTWKGLPRLDRKSDDELWHRFSHARSAFSKRRKAHFAQLDAQREEARRTKERLVSEAEALSASSDWGPTAARYRELMAEWKAAGRAQREHEDDLWNRFRGAQDVFFAARSSVFAERDAEQTENLKLKEELAEEAEKLLPIGDLKAARAAFRSINERWEAIGHVPRDARPKVEGRMHAVERAMQESEETEWRRTNPEARARAAGLTGQLQAAVDKLRSQIDQARAQGNSAKADKLERELEGRQALLDQALKGLQEFGG encoded by the coding sequence GTGAGCAGCGACCCGTGGGGCCGCGTCGACGAGACGGGGACCGTGTACGTGCGTACGGCCGACGGCGAGCAGGTGGTCGGTTCCTGGCAGGCAGGCTCCCCCGAGGAGGCGCTGGCCTATTTCGAGCGCAAGTACGAGGGCCTGGTTGTCGAGATCGGCCTCCTCGAGAAGCGGGTGAAGACCACCGATCTGTCGACCAAGGACGCCCAGGTCGCCATCGACCACATCCGCGAACAGGTCGACGCGCATCACGCGGTCGGTGATCTCCAGGCCCTGCGGAACCGGCTGGACAAGCTGGTGGCGACCGTCGAGTCGCGGCGCGAGGAGCGCAAGCAGCAGCGGGCCAAGCAGTCCGACGAGGCCCGCAAGGCCAAGGAGGACCTGGTCACCGAGGCGGAGCAGCTGGCTCAGTCCGACCAGTGGCGGGCCGCCGGTGAACGGCTGCGCTCGCTGGTGGACACCTGGAAGGGTCTGCCGCGCCTCGACCGCAAGTCGGACGACGAGCTGTGGCACCGGTTCTCGCACGCGCGCTCGGCGTTCTCCAAGCGCCGCAAGGCGCACTTCGCGCAGCTGGACGCCCAGCGCGAGGAGGCCCGCCGTACCAAGGAGCGGCTGGTCTCCGAGGCCGAGGCGCTGTCCGCCTCGTCGGACTGGGGTCCGACGGCGGCCCGCTACCGCGAGCTGATGGCGGAGTGGAAGGCCGCGGGCCGCGCCCAGCGCGAGCACGAGGACGACCTGTGGAACCGCTTCCGCGGCGCCCAGGACGTCTTCTTCGCCGCCCGCAGCTCGGTGTTCGCCGAGCGGGACGCGGAGCAGACGGAGAACCTGAAGCTCAAGGAGGAGCTGGCCGAGGAGGCCGAGAAGCTCCTGCCGATCGGCGACCTGAAGGCGGCGCGTGCCGCGTTCCGCTCGATCAACGAGCGCTGGGAGGCCATCGGCCACGTTCCGCGGGACGCCCGGCCGAAGGTCGAGGGCCGGATGCACGCCGTGGAGCGGGCGATGCAGGAGTCCGAGGAGACCGAGTGGCGCCGGACGAACCCCGAGGCACGCGCGCGTGCCGCGGGTCTGACCGGCCAGCTCCAGGCCGCCGTGGACAAGCTGCGGTCGCAGATCGACCAGGCCCGCGCCCAGGGCAACTCCGCGAAGGCCGACAAGCTGGAGCGGGAGCTGGAGGGCCGTCAGGCGCTGCTCGACCAGGCCCTGAAGGGCCTTCAGGAGTTCGGCGGCTGA
- a CDS encoding peptidylprolyl isomerase codes for MVTQEQRKRQLAREKFLRQQQRRTSARRKARVRNSVIASVLGVIIIGSVALYTTGVLKNDDKANASSETTPSPTPSAAKDPCEKPATGSVKTQTWKKEPAVTIDTSAKYTMTLATTCGDIGIALKAKAAPHTVNSFDFLAGKGYFDHTKCHRLTTNGIYVLQCGDPTGSGSGGPGYTIPDENLKDASLKKNTYPAGTIAMANTGQAHTGGSQFFLVYQDSQLPPSYTPFGTVSADGMKVLKKIAAAGENTGAGDGAPNATVVINKATVSKS; via the coding sequence GTGGTCACCCAGGAACAGCGGAAGCGTCAGCTCGCCCGGGAGAAGTTCTTGCGCCAGCAGCAGCGGCGCACCTCCGCGCGGCGCAAGGCGCGCGTGCGCAACTCGGTGATCGCGTCGGTGCTCGGCGTGATCATCATCGGAAGTGTGGCGCTGTACACGACGGGCGTCCTGAAGAACGACGACAAGGCCAACGCGAGCTCGGAGACGACGCCGTCCCCGACGCCCAGCGCCGCCAAGGACCCGTGCGAGAAGCCGGCCACGGGCTCGGTCAAGACGCAGACCTGGAAGAAGGAGCCGGCGGTCACGATCGACACGTCGGCGAAGTACACGATGACGCTCGCGACGACCTGCGGCGACATCGGCATAGCGCTGAAGGCGAAGGCCGCGCCCCACACGGTGAACTCGTTCGACTTCCTCGCCGGCAAGGGCTACTTCGACCACACCAAGTGCCACCGCCTCACCACCAACGGCATCTACGTGCTCCAGTGCGGCGACCCGACGGGCAGCGGCAGTGGCGGCCCCGGCTACACGATCCCGGACGAGAACCTGAAGGACGCGAGCCTCAAGAAGAACACCTACCCGGCGGGCACGATCGCGATGGCCAACACCGGTCAGGCGCACACCGGCGGAAGCCAGTTCTTCCTCGTCTACCAGGACAGCCAGCTGCCGCCCAGCTACACGCCCTTCGGAACGGTGTCGGCCGACGGCATGAAGGTCCTGAAGAAGATCGCCGCCGCGGGTGAGAACACGGGAGCCGGTGACGGCGCCCCGAACGCGACGGTCGTGATCAACAAGGCGACGGTCTCGAAGTCCTGA
- a CDS encoding MBL fold metallo-hydrolase, with product MLIAGFPAGAWGTNCYLVAPAAGEECVIIDPGHQAAPGVEEAIRKHRLKPVAVVLTHGHLDHVASVVPVCGAHGVPAWIHPADRYMMSDPEKALGRSIGMQLMGELTVGEPDDVRELTDGAALDLAGLEFSVAHAPGHTKGSVTFRMPQKSDVPSVFFSGDLLFAGSIGRTDLPGGDMAEMLESLARVCLPLEDSTVVLSGHGPQTTIGQERATNPYLRQVAADGQGAGSHTPPRRGM from the coding sequence GTGCTCATTGCCGGGTTCCCCGCCGGGGCCTGGGGGACGAACTGTTATCTCGTCGCCCCCGCCGCCGGTGAGGAGTGCGTGATCATCGACCCGGGCCACCAGGCGGCCCCCGGAGTCGAGGAAGCGATCAGGAAGCATCGGCTCAAGCCCGTCGCCGTCGTCCTCACCCACGGCCACCTCGACCACGTGGCCTCGGTCGTCCCGGTGTGCGGAGCGCACGGCGTACCGGCATGGATCCACCCCGCGGACCGCTACATGATGAGCGACCCGGAGAAGGCGCTCGGCCGGTCCATCGGGATGCAGCTGATGGGCGAGCTGACGGTGGGGGAGCCGGACGACGTCCGTGAGCTGACCGACGGCGCCGCTCTCGACCTGGCGGGTCTGGAGTTCTCCGTCGCGCACGCGCCGGGCCATACCAAGGGGTCGGTGACCTTCCGGATGCCCCAGAAGTCCGACGTCCCGTCGGTCTTCTTCTCCGGGGATCTGCTGTTCGCCGGCTCCATCGGACGCACCGACCTGCCCGGCGGCGACATGGCCGAGATGCTCGAATCGCTGGCCCGCGTGTGCCTGCCCCTCGAGGACTCGACCGTGGTGCTGTCCGGCCACGGCCCCCAGACGACCATCGGCCAGGAGCGCGCCACCAACCCGTATCTGCGGCAGGTGGCGGCCGACGGCCAGGGAGCGGGTTCGCACACCCCTCCCCGACGAGGAATGTGA
- the hisS gene encoding histidine--tRNA ligase → MSTFQAPKGTYDLIPPDSAKYLAVREAIAAPLRNSGYGYIETPGFESVELFARGVGESTDIVTKEMYAFETKGGDRLALRPEGTASVLRAALEANLHKLGNLPVKLWYSGSYYRYERPQKGRYRHFSQVGAEAIGAEDPALDAELIILADQSYRSLGLRDFRILLNSLGDKECRPVYREALQTFLRSLDLDEDTLRRADINPLRVLDDKRESVQKQLGDAPLLRDYLCDACKAYHEEVRELITAAGVVFEDDPKLVRGLDYYTRTTFEFVHDGLGSQSAVGGGGRYDGLSEMIGGPVLPSVGWALGVDRTVLALEAEGVELELPAATSVFAVPLGEEARRILFAKVTELRKLGVAADFSYGAKGLKGAMKNANRSGARYTVVAGERDLAEGVVQLKDMESGEQTAIGVNEIVAELESRLG, encoded by the coding sequence GTGAGCACCTTCCAGGCCCCCAAGGGCACCTACGACCTGATTCCGCCGGACAGCGCGAAGTACCTCGCCGTCCGCGAGGCCATCGCCGCGCCGCTGCGCAACTCCGGCTACGGCTACATCGAGACACCCGGCTTCGAGAGCGTGGAACTCTTCGCACGCGGTGTCGGTGAGTCGACCGACATCGTGACGAAGGAGATGTACGCCTTCGAGACCAAGGGCGGCGACCGGCTCGCGCTGCGCCCCGAGGGCACGGCGTCCGTGCTGCGCGCCGCGCTCGAGGCCAACCTGCACAAGCTGGGCAACCTGCCGGTCAAGCTCTGGTACTCCGGCTCGTACTACCGCTACGAGCGTCCCCAGAAGGGCCGCTACAGGCACTTCTCCCAGGTGGGCGCCGAGGCGATCGGCGCGGAGGACCCGGCGCTCGACGCCGAGCTGATCATCCTGGCCGACCAGTCGTACCGGTCGCTGGGCCTGCGCGACTTCCGCATCCTTCTCAACAGCCTCGGCGACAAGGAGTGCCGCCCGGTGTACCGGGAGGCGCTCCAGACCTTCCTGCGGAGCCTGGACCTCGACGAGGACACCCTGCGCCGCGCCGACATCAACCCGCTGCGGGTCCTGGACGACAAGCGCGAGTCGGTCCAGAAGCAGCTCGGGGACGCGCCGCTGCTGCGCGACTACCTCTGCGACGCCTGCAAGGCGTACCACGAGGAGGTCCGCGAGCTGATCACGGCGGCCGGCGTGGTATTCGAGGACGACCCGAAGCTGGTCCGCGGCCTCGACTACTACACCCGCACGACCTTCGAGTTCGTCCACGACGGGCTGGGATCCCAGTCGGCGGTGGGCGGTGGCGGCCGCTACGACGGTCTCTCCGAGATGATCGGTGGTCCCGTGCTGCCGTCGGTGGGCTGGGCGCTGGGCGTCGACCGTACGGTGCTGGCGCTGGAGGCGGAGGGCGTGGAGCTGGAGCTGCCCGCCGCGACCTCCGTGTTCGCCGTCCCGCTCGGTGAGGAGGCCCGCCGGATCCTCTTCGCGAAGGTCACCGAGCTGCGCAAGCTCGGCGTCGCGGCCGACTTCTCCTACGGCGCCAAGGGGCTCAAGGGCGCCATGAAGAACGCCAACCGCAGCGGGGCCCGGTACACGGTCGTCGCCGGTGAACGCGACCTCGCCGAGGGCGTCGTCCAGCTGAAGGACATGGAGTCCGGCGAGCAGACGGCGATCGGCGTCAACGAGATCGTGGCGGAACTGGAGTCCAGGCTGGGCTGA
- a CDS encoding vitamin K epoxide reductase family protein produces the protein MSKTTVQDVSTESEPERVAASEPRTVGGSRAFAILLLITGAAGLLAAWVITIDKFKILEAKVAGTTFTPGCSINPIISCGSIMESKQASAFGFPNPMLGLVAYGIVICVGMSLLTRARFPRWYWLTFNFGTLFGVAFCTWLQYQSLYEINALCLWCSLAWVATITMFWYVTSFNVRNDLLPAPGWLKRFLAEFTWVLPVTHVGIIAMLVLTRWGANLWA, from the coding sequence ATGAGCAAGACGACAGTGCAAGACGTCTCCACGGAGTCCGAGCCCGAGCGCGTCGCCGCGAGCGAGCCACGGACCGTGGGCGGCAGCCGCGCGTTCGCGATCCTGCTGCTGATCACCGGTGCGGCCGGTCTGCTCGCCGCGTGGGTCATCACGATCGACAAGTTCAAGATCCTCGAGGCCAAGGTCGCGGGCACGACCTTCACGCCCGGGTGCAGCATCAACCCGATCATCTCCTGCGGCAGCATCATGGAGAGCAAGCAGGCGTCCGCCTTCGGCTTTCCCAACCCCATGCTCGGCCTGGTCGCCTACGGCATCGTGATCTGCGTCGGCATGAGCCTGCTGACCCGCGCCCGCTTCCCGCGCTGGTACTGGCTGACCTTCAACTTCGGCACGCTCTTCGGCGTGGCCTTCTGCACCTGGCTCCAGTACCAGTCGCTGTACGAGATCAACGCCCTGTGCCTGTGGTGCTCCCTGGCCTGGGTCGCGACGATCACCATGTTCTGGTACGTCACCTCGTTCAACGTGCGCAACGACCTCCTGCCCGCGCCGGGCTGGCTGAAGCGGTTCCTCGCCGAGTTCACCTGGGTCCTGCCGGTCACCCACGTCGGCATCATCGCCATGCTGGTCCTGACGCGCTGGGGCGCCAACCTCTGGGCCTGA
- a CDS encoding replication-associated recombination protein A, whose amino-acid sequence MEPDLFTAAAEERQEKDPAGSPLAVRMRPRTLDEVVGQQHLLKPGSPLRRLVGEGATGPAGPSSVILWGPPGTGKTTLAYVVSKATNKRFVELSAITAGVKEVRAVIDGARRAIGGYGKETVLFLDEIHRFSKAQQDSLLPAVENRWVTLIAATTENPYFSVISPLLSRSLLLTLEPLTDEDLRALVRRAVADERGLKGAVTLPEDTEAHLLRIAGGDARRALTALEAAAGAALDQDQSAISLQTLEQTVDRAAVKYDRDGDQHYDVASALIKSIRGSDVDAALHYLARMIEAGEDPRFIARRLMISASEDIGLADPNALPIAVAAAQAVAMIGFPEAALTLSHVTIALALAPKSNAATTAIGAALDDVRKGLAGPVPPHLRDGHYKGAAKLGHAQGYVYPHDLPEGIAAQQYAPDAIKDRAYYEPTRHGAEARYADAVEWTRQRLGRDGS is encoded by the coding sequence GTGGAGCCCGACCTGTTCACCGCCGCAGCCGAAGAACGCCAGGAGAAGGACCCCGCCGGGAGCCCCCTGGCGGTCCGGATGCGTCCGCGCACCCTCGACGAGGTGGTGGGCCAGCAGCACCTGCTGAAGCCCGGCTCACCCCTGCGCCGCCTGGTCGGCGAGGGCGCCACGGGCCCGGCCGGGCCCTCCTCGGTGATCCTCTGGGGTCCGCCCGGCACCGGGAAGACGACCCTGGCCTACGTCGTCTCCAAGGCCACCAACAAGCGGTTCGTCGAACTCTCCGCCATCACCGCGGGCGTCAAGGAGGTCCGCGCGGTCATCGACGGCGCCCGCCGCGCCATCGGCGGCTACGGCAAGGAGACCGTCCTCTTCCTCGACGAGATCCACCGCTTCAGCAAGGCCCAGCAGGATTCCCTCCTGCCGGCCGTCGAGAACCGCTGGGTGACGCTGATCGCGGCGACCACCGAGAACCCCTACTTCTCGGTCATCTCGCCGCTGCTCTCCCGCTCCCTCCTGCTCACCCTCGAGCCCCTCACGGACGAGGACCTGCGCGCCCTGGTCAGGCGTGCCGTGGCCGACGAACGCGGCCTCAAGGGCGCCGTCACCCTCCCCGAGGACACCGAGGCCCACCTCCTGCGCATCGCCGGCGGCGACGCCCGGCGCGCCCTCACCGCCCTGGAGGCCGCCGCCGGAGCCGCCCTCGACCAGGACCAGTCCGCGATCAGCTTGCAGACCCTGGAGCAGACGGTCGACCGCGCGGCGGTGAAGTACGACCGGGACGGCGACCAGCACTACGACGTCGCGAGCGCCCTGATCAAGTCCATCCGGGGTTCGGACGTCGACGCCGCCCTGCACTACCTGGCCCGCATGATCGAGGCGGGTGAGGATCCGCGCTTCATCGCCCGCCGCCTGATGATCTCCGCCAGCGAGGACATCGGCCTCGCGGATCCCAACGCCCTGCCGATCGCCGTCGCCGCCGCCCAGGCCGTCGCCATGATCGGCTTCCCCGAGGCCGCCCTCACCCTCAGCCACGTGACCATCGCCCTCGCCCTCGCGCCCAAGTCCAACGCCGCGACGACGGCGATCGGCGCCGCTCTGGACGACGTACGCAAGGGGCTGGCCGGGCCCGTGCCGCCGCATCTGCGCGACGGGCACTACAAGGGCGCCGCCAAGCTGGGGCACGCCCAGGGATACGTGTACCCGCACGACCTGCCCGAGGGCATCGCCGCCCAGCAGTACGCCCCCGACGCCATCAAGGACCGCGCCTACTACGAGCCCACCCGGCACGGCGCCGAGGCCCGCTACGCGGACGCGGTGGAGTGGACCAGGCAGCGACTCGGTCGCGACGGGTCCTGA
- the rpsD gene encoding 30S ribosomal protein S4: protein MANQPRPKVKKSRALGIALTPKAVKYFEARPYPPGEHGRGRKQNSDYKVRLLEKQRLRAQYDVSERQLVRAYERASKVQGKTGEALIIELERRLDALVLRSGIARTIYQARQMVVHGHIEVNGQKVDKPSFRVKPDDVVMVRERSRSKTLFEVSRAGGFAPDGETPRYLQVNLGALAFRLDREPNRKEIPVICDEQLVVEYYAR from the coding sequence GTGGCGAACCAGCCCCGTCCCAAGGTCAAGAAGTCGCGTGCCCTCGGCATCGCGCTGACCCCGAAGGCCGTCAAGTACTTCGAGGCCCGCCCCTACCCGCCGGGCGAGCACGGCCGCGGCCGCAAGCAGAACTCGGACTACAAGGTCCGTCTGCTCGAGAAGCAGCGTCTGCGCGCGCAGTACGACGTGTCCGAGCGCCAGCTCGTCCGCGCCTACGAGCGTGCCTCCAAGGTCCAGGGCAAGACCGGTGAGGCCCTGATCATCGAGCTCGAGCGCCGTCTCGACGCGCTGGTCCTGCGTTCGGGCATCGCCCGCACGATCTACCAGGCCCGCCAGATGGTCGTCCACGGCCACATCGAGGTCAACGGCCAGAAGGTCGACAAGCCGTCCTTCCGCGTCAAGCCGGACGACGTCGTCATGGTCCGCGAGCGCAGCCGCAGCAAGACGCTGTTCGAGGTCTCCCGCGCCGGTGGCTTCGCCCCCGACGGCGAGACCCCGCGCTACCTCCAGGTGAACCTCGGCGCCCTGGCGTTCCGCCTGGACCGCGAGCCGAACCGCAAGGAGATCCCGGTCATCTGCGACGAGCAGCTCGTCGTCGAGTACTACGCCCGCTGA
- a CDS encoding DUF948 domain-containing protein encodes MHAVSGGEVAGILVAVFWAILVSFLAVALARLAQTLKATTRLVADVTEQAVPLLADASAAVRSAQTQIDRVDAIATDVQEVTSNASALSTTVASTFGGPLVKVAAFGYGVRRALVGRKDDVPAREPRRTVIVGRTVSRREKRKPRGKRD; translated from the coding sequence GTGCACGCAGTGTCCGGTGGAGAGGTGGCCGGCATCCTGGTGGCCGTGTTCTGGGCGATCCTGGTCTCCTTCCTCGCCGTCGCACTGGCGAGGCTGGCCCAGACGCTCAAGGCGACCACCCGACTGGTCGCGGACGTGACCGAACAGGCCGTCCCGCTGCTGGCCGACGCCTCCGCGGCGGTGCGCTCCGCGCAGACCCAGATCGACCGGGTCGACGCGATCGCCACCGACGTCCAGGAAGTCACGTCGAACGCCTCGGCACTGTCCACCACGGTCGCCTCCACCTTCGGCGGCCCTCTGGTGAAGGTCGCCGCCTTCGGCTACGGCGTACGCCGGGCCCTGGTCGGCCGCAAGGACGACGTGCCCGCCCGGGAACCCCGCAGGACCGTGATCGTGGGCCGTACGGTCTCCCGGCGGGAGAAGCGCAAACCCCGTGGAAAGAGGGACTGA